A genomic window from Elaeis guineensis isolate ETL-2024a chromosome 3, EG11, whole genome shotgun sequence includes:
- the LOC105041865 gene encoding chitin elicitor-binding protein-like translates to MHAKPSSIACPYYHHLHRHQVPFQHRCIRCNHPIYKVKMDDGLDTIAHNIFNRFITYKDVTMANKISNPNKIEVRQKLWISLSYNCNPMDGATMVRYDHMVVARSLVKRIVVEFGMNKDKSDQGRSRR, encoded by the exons ATGCATGCCAAGCCCTCCTCGATTGCATGCCCCTACTACCACCACCTACACCGCCATCAAGTCCCCTTCCAG CACCGGTGTATCCGCTGCAACCACCCCATCTATAAGGTCAAGATGGACGATGGCCTCGACACCATCGCCCACAACATCTTCAACAGATTTATCACCTACAAGGATGTCACGATGGCAAACAAGATCTCGAACCCCAACAAGATTGAGGTGAGGCAGAAGCTGTGGATCTCACTGTCATACAACTGTAATCCAATGGACGGTGCCACTATGGTCCGCTACGACCACATGGTCGTGGCCAGGAGCTTAGTAAAGAGGATCGTGGTGGAGTTCGGAATGAACAAGGACAAAAGTGATCAAGGACGGAGCCGGAGGTGA